One Bacillota bacterium DNA segment encodes these proteins:
- a CDS encoding DUF1634 domain-containing protein, which produces MSARSQEEHPTGSCRARRDIEDVISAILRWGVFISAAVVGVGVVLLLVTGSTGTAPLAFAPGKLLPYLGQGPTGPREAIRGLVPPQPYSVIALGLMLLILTPIVRVAASLAVFLRDRDRTYAVITCLVLVVLAVSFLLGAGAH; this is translated from the coding sequence TTGTCCGCTCGCAGCCAGGAGGAACATCCCACCGGCTCCTGCCGGGCGCGACGCGACATCGAGGACGTGATATCCGCCATCTTACGCTGGGGTGTGTTCATCAGTGCCGCAGTGGTGGGGGTGGGGGTGGTGTTGCTCCTGGTTACCGGCAGCACCGGTACCGCTCCCCTGGCGTTTGCCCCCGGAAAGCTGCTACCCTACCTGGGTCAGGGGCCCACCGGCCCCAGGGAAGCGATACGGGGCCTGGTGCCCCCGCAGCCGTACTCCGTAATCGCCCTGGGGCTCATGCTCCTCATCCTCACGCCCATCGTGCGGGTAGCCGCTTCTCTGGCTGTGTTCCTGCGCGACCGCGACCGCACCTACGCCGTCATAACCTGCCTGGTCCTCGTCGTCCTGGCCGTAAGCTTCTTGCTGGGCGCCGGCGCCCACTGA
- a CDS encoding DUF1540 domain-containing protein, producing MALSGVKCTVDSCHFWVPPNSCDAPKIEVDINHTGIGREGAGAAGAGATGTAARRAGAGMEIGEVGVYRRGVVEPEGTAYEVGDLEAGARVGGQAGGGRAEARKSEHTCCRTFRRRS from the coding sequence GTGGCCCTTTCCGGAGTCAAGTGCACGGTGGACAGTTGTCACTTCTGGGTTCCCCCCAACAGTTGCGATGCTCCCAAGATCGAGGTGGACATCAACCACACCGGGATCGGTCGAGAGGGAGCAGGTGCCGCGGGAGCAGGTGCGACAGGAACGGCTGCCCGGCGAGCAGGCGCGGGCATGGAGATCGGCGAGGTGGGTGTCTACCGCCGGGGAGTGGTGGAGCCCGAGGGCACCGCCTACGAAGTGGGTGATCTGGAAGCAGGCGCGCGGGTGGGCGGGCAGGCAGGCGGAGGCAGGGCAGAGGCCCGCAAGTCCGAACACACCTGCTGCCGCACCTTCCGGCGGCGCAGCTAG
- a CDS encoding RluA family pseudouridine synthase, with protein MARRFATVVPAGAGGRLDRFLAALSELGLSRSRLHHLITEGLVAVDGAPRKPSFQVQPGQVVEVLIPDPEPSHLEPEEIPLDIVYEDADVLVVNKPRGLVVHPGAGNPRGTLVNAVLRHCPDLGAVGDRIRPGIVHRLDKDTTGLLVVAKNQEALAALQGQLKGRWLGRYYLAVVAGDMPADRGEVNAPIGRHPVHRQRMAVVKTGRPAITGWQVRQRFGKATLLEARLVTGRTHQVRVHMAHLGHPVLGDRVYGGQRACPPGLPLPKGQALHAWRLEFFHPRTGDRMEFTADPPEDFQQLVRALQECACRLT; from the coding sequence GTGGCTCGCCGCTTCGCCACCGTGGTGCCGGCGGGCGCAGGAGGGAGACTGGACCGCTTCCTGGCCGCCCTGAGTGAATTGGGACTCAGCCGTTCCCGCTTGCACCACCTCATCACCGAGGGACTGGTCGCCGTGGACGGTGCTCCCCGCAAGCCCTCTTTCCAGGTCCAGCCGGGCCAGGTGGTGGAAGTGCTCATCCCCGATCCCGAACCGTCCCACCTGGAGCCGGAGGAAATCCCCCTTGACATCGTGTACGAGGACGCCGACGTGCTGGTGGTGAACAAGCCCCGCGGTCTGGTGGTGCATCCGGGGGCGGGAAACCCCCGCGGTACTCTGGTGAACGCGGTGCTTCGGCATTGCCCTGACCTGGGAGCGGTGGGGGACAGGATCCGGCCCGGTATAGTGCACCGGCTGGATAAGGATACCACCGGGCTCCTGGTGGTGGCCAAGAACCAGGAGGCGCTGGCTGCCCTGCAGGGGCAACTGAAAGGCCGGTGGCTAGGACGGTACTACCTGGCGGTGGTGGCAGGGGACATGCCCGCTGACCGGGGGGAGGTGAATGCTCCCATAGGCCGGCATCCCGTCCACCGGCAGCGCATGGCGGTGGTGAAGACAGGGCGGCCCGCCATCACCGGGTGGCAGGTGCGGCAGCGCTTCGGAAAGGCCACCCTGCTGGAGGCCCGTCTCGTAACCGGGCGCACCCACCAGGTGCGGGTGCACATGGCCCACCTGGGTCATCCCGTCCTGGGGGACCGCGTGTACGGGGGGCAGCGTGCCTGCCCGCCCGGCTTGCCCCTGCCGAAGGGTCAGGCCCTGCACGCATGGCGCCTGGAGTTCTTTCATCCCCGCACGGGAGACCGGATGGAGTTCACCGCTGATCCCCCGGAGGACTTCCAGCAGCTCGTGCGGGCATTGCAGGAATGTGCTTGCCGTCTGACGTAA
- the secD gene encoding protein translocase subunit SecD, protein MFSWIKTVASQPLYLVAVLLGAGLVVLGWVLGYRRTRGAARSRLVLFTAVVLVLAGGFYFTHVQPLLGMVNLGLDLQGGIHVVMEGVDTPERPVTEEGMRKVVEVIRRRVDGMGVTEPIIQRQGARRIIVELPGIKNPDQAVQLIGRTAVLAFKDPEGNTVVTGDDLLSADAQVGPGGEYVVALKFKGEGARRFADATTKFVGQQIAIYLDEELVQSPVVQGPIPTGEAIIRGYDTYEEAKRVAAVLTSGALPVKLQIVENRTVSATLGSDSIARSKVAAAVAVTLILLFLIVHYRVPGLVAAFALGIYALLFLGALVVLDATLTLPGIAGVLLGMGMAVDANIIIFERVREELRTGRTARSAIDTGFAHSLRTIIDSNVTTIIAAVVLYYFGTGPIRGFAVTLLVGVAATVVTGVFITRYLLRLVMDSALFGNVRALWGLKG, encoded by the coding sequence GTGTTTTCCTGGATTAAGACCGTGGCCTCCCAGCCGCTCTACCTGGTAGCCGTGCTGCTGGGGGCGGGCCTGGTGGTCCTGGGGTGGGTCCTGGGGTACCGGCGCACCCGCGGAGCCGCCAGGTCGCGCCTGGTGCTGTTCACGGCAGTCGTCCTGGTCCTGGCGGGCGGCTTTTATTTTACCCACGTGCAGCCCCTGCTGGGCATGGTGAATCTGGGACTGGACCTGCAGGGCGGCATCCACGTGGTCATGGAGGGAGTGGATACTCCCGAGCGCCCCGTGACCGAGGAGGGCATGCGCAAGGTGGTCGAAGTGATCCGCCGGCGCGTGGATGGCATGGGGGTAACGGAGCCCATCATCCAGAGGCAGGGGGCGCGGCGCATCATTGTGGAACTCCCCGGGATCAAGAATCCTGACCAGGCGGTGCAACTCATCGGGCGAACCGCCGTTCTTGCCTTCAAGGATCCCGAGGGTAACACGGTGGTCACCGGTGACGATCTGCTCTCTGCCGACGCCCAGGTGGGTCCGGGTGGAGAATACGTAGTGGCCCTCAAGTTCAAGGGCGAGGGGGCGCGCCGGTTCGCCGACGCCACCACCAAATTCGTGGGGCAGCAGATCGCCATCTACCTGGATGAGGAACTGGTCCAATCACCCGTGGTGCAGGGACCCATCCCCACCGGAGAGGCGATCATCAGGGGGTACGACACTTACGAGGAGGCCAAGCGGGTGGCGGCGGTTCTGACCTCGGGCGCCCTGCCCGTCAAGCTTCAGATCGTGGAGAACCGCACTGTCTCTGCTACCCTGGGTTCGGACTCCATCGCGCGGTCCAAGGTGGCCGCCGCGGTAGCGGTGACCCTTATCCTCCTCTTCCTGATCGTGCACTACCGGGTGCCGGGGCTGGTGGCCGCCTTCGCCCTGGGTATATATGCCCTGCTCTTCCTGGGAGCACTGGTAGTTCTGGACGCCACCTTGACCCTTCCCGGCATCGCCGGGGTGTTGCTGGGCATGGGCATGGCCGTGGACGCCAACATCATCATCTTCGAGCGGGTGAGGGAAGAATTGCGCACCGGGCGCACGGCCCGTTCCGCCATCGACACCGGGTTTGCCCACTCCCTCCGCACCATCATCGACTCCAACGTCACCACCATCATCGCCGCCGTGGTGCTGTACTACTTCGGTACCGGCCCCATCCGGGGTTTCGCAGTCACCCTGCTCGTGGGTGTGGCGGCGACCGTCGTCACGGGGGTGTTCATAACCCGATACCTTTTGCGTCTGGTCATGGATTCTGCCTTGTTCGGCAACGTCAGGGCGTTGTGGGGCCTTAAGGGGTGA
- the secF gene encoding protein translocase subunit SecF has protein sequence MYRIDFIGRARLWMSISLALVVVGIASMVVGMATGRGALNFGIDFTGGTILDLKFEQPVDLGRVRNVVLGQGLGEAVIQQDQTDPRVVLIRTRSLTPEARDALLGALEKDLGRHTVLRVEDVHGVIARNLIMQAVLAVLIALVGILIYLAFRFEHRFGVAAVLALFHDAIIVLGAFALFRVEVGAPFVAAVLTIVGYSVMDTVVVFDRIRENLKLKQRGQSFADVANLSINQVVGRSIKTSLTVFFAVMAVLLFGGKTTRDFALALAIGVISGTYSSIFIASPIWVWWREREERARRRAAEPTRLRPAEGGRLRPAPATRPASAGGWPAEGTRQAVAGGRPAAGKKRGGKRKRKKR, from the coding sequence TTGTACAGAATCGATTTCATTGGTCGGGCCAGGCTGTGGATGAGCATTTCCCTCGCCCTGGTCGTGGTCGGCATAGCGTCCATGGTGGTGGGGATGGCCACCGGCCGGGGAGCATTGAACTTCGGGATCGACTTCACGGGCGGAACCATCCTGGATCTGAAGTTCGAGCAGCCCGTGGATCTGGGGCGCGTACGCAACGTGGTCCTGGGACAGGGCCTGGGCGAAGCCGTCATCCAGCAGGACCAGACCGACCCCCGTGTCGTCCTGATCCGTACCCGTTCTCTAACCCCGGAGGCTCGGGACGCCCTGCTGGGAGCCCTGGAAAAAGATCTGGGCAGGCACACCGTCCTGCGCGTGGAGGACGTGCACGGCGTGATCGCGCGCAACCTGATTATGCAGGCCGTGCTGGCGGTCCTCATCGCCCTGGTGGGTATCCTCATCTACCTGGCATTCCGATTCGAGCATCGCTTCGGGGTAGCGGCAGTGCTGGCCCTGTTCCACGACGCCATCATCGTCCTGGGCGCCTTTGCCCTCTTCCGGGTGGAGGTGGGGGCGCCATTCGTGGCGGCCGTGCTCACCATCGTGGGTTATTCGGTTATGGACACGGTGGTGGTGTTCGACCGCATCCGGGAGAACCTGAAGTTGAAGCAACGGGGCCAGAGTTTCGCCGACGTGGCCAATCTCAGTATCAACCAGGTGGTGGGTCGTTCCATTAAGACGTCCCTCACGGTCTTCTTTGCGGTGATGGCGGTACTGCTTTTCGGGGGCAAGACCACGCGGGACTTCGCGCTCGCCCTGGCCATCGGCGTCATCAGCGGTACCTACTCTTCGATTTTCATCGCCAGTCCCATCTGGGTCTGGTGGCGCGAACGGGAAGAGCGGGCCCGGCGCCGGGCCGCTGAGCCCACCCGGCTCCGGCCTGCCGAAGGCGGCCGTCTCCGTCCGGCTCCGGCGACCCGGCCTGCGTCGGCTGGCGGTTGGCCGGCGGAGGGCACGCGGCAGGCGGTGGCTGGCGGTCGCCCCGCGGCAGGAAAGAAGCGGGGTGGCAAGAGAAAGAGGAAGAAGCGTTAA
- a CDS encoding DUF5665 domain-containing protein, whose product MPSGSGGPELPDATERLEHRLQEVLVALQRARLAEYLELLQRPGRLVYLNLLAGLARGLGMAIGFTILGAAVIWFLRSSFLINMPVIGSWIAQLVRIVEMELRAPH is encoded by the coding sequence ATGCCCAGCGGTAGCGGGGGCCCCGAGCTTCCGGATGCCACGGAGCGCCTGGAGCACCGCCTGCAGGAGGTCCTGGTGGCCCTGCAGAGAGCCCGGCTGGCCGAGTACCTGGAACTCCTGCAGCGTCCGGGCCGGCTCGTTTACCTCAACCTGCTGGCCGGTCTGGCCCGGGGGCTGGGCATGGCCATCGGGTTTACCATCCTGGGGGCAGCGGTGATCTGGTTCCTGCGTTCCAGTTTCCTGATCAATATGCCAGTGATCGGGTCCTGGATCGCCCAGCTGGTGCGCATCGTGGAGATGGAACTCCGTGCCCCCCATTGA
- a CDS encoding amidohydrolase, with amino-acid sequence MQADLVLLGGRVSTLDAERPQASAVACRAGRILAVGSDQEVTPLAGPGSRVIFLGGRRVTPGFIDSHMHLSWFGLGLGYIDLVGVRSLEVLQDLVRSRAAGEAGETWILGRGWDHELLGVLPSRHHLDAVAPRHPVLLTRVCGHVAVANTRALEVAGISRGTPDPPGGVIDRDAGGEPTGVLREEAMDLVRSRIPAPGVEEMARALAAGAERALAAGITSVHSNDGSLGQGLGFVPEAYRRAFELGMRLRVWWDFPGEMLAEARERGWKSGQGDEWFRVGSAKFFADGSLGGGTAALSEPYADEPGSRGVLTMDPAELAVRVREARDAGVQVAIHAIGDRAIEVALDALEGAGPWDARAGARGRPRLVHCQVMRPDLFRRMKACGAVADLQPRFVSSDKRFAQKRLGPARAPLSYAWRSFLDAGVPVAFGSDCPVEPIDPMLGVYAAVTRCDTDGDPPGGWYPEQKLTVEEAIQGFTVGAARAVGEESEKGTLTPGKLADLVVWDPDPMIADPFQLKDVRPLLVVVGGQVVYERG; translated from the coding sequence GTGCAAGCCGACCTTGTGCTCCTGGGCGGACGGGTGAGCACGCTCGATGCCGAGCGACCTCAGGCTTCCGCGGTGGCCTGCCGGGCGGGGCGCATCCTGGCGGTGGGGTCCGACCAGGAGGTGACGCCCCTGGCCGGCCCTGGTTCTCGGGTCATCTTCCTGGGCGGCCGCCGGGTAACGCCCGGATTCATTGACAGTCACATGCACCTTTCCTGGTTTGGCCTGGGCCTGGGTTACATCGACCTGGTGGGAGTTCGTTCCCTTGAGGTCTTGCAGGATCTGGTGCGATCGCGCGCCGCAGGAGAGGCCGGGGAGACCTGGATACTGGGACGGGGTTGGGACCACGAACTCCTGGGCGTGTTGCCCTCCCGCCATCACCTGGACGCGGTGGCACCGCGACACCCCGTCCTTTTGACCAGGGTTTGCGGGCACGTGGCCGTGGCCAACACCCGCGCCCTGGAGGTGGCCGGCATTTCCCGCGGGACACCGGACCCCCCGGGAGGCGTGATCGACCGCGATGCGGGGGGAGAACCCACCGGCGTGCTGCGGGAGGAGGCCATGGATCTGGTCCGCTCCAGGATTCCCGCGCCCGGGGTGGAAGAAATGGCGCGGGCACTGGCGGCCGGGGCTGAGCGTGCCCTCGCCGCCGGGATTACTTCGGTGCATTCCAACGATGGCAGCCTGGGTCAGGGGTTGGGGTTTGTCCCCGAGGCGTACCGGCGGGCATTCGAACTGGGGATGCGCCTGCGGGTGTGGTGGGATTTTCCGGGCGAGATGCTGGCCGAGGCCCGCGAGCGGGGGTGGAAGTCCGGCCAGGGTGACGAGTGGTTCCGGGTGGGATCTGCCAAGTTCTTCGCCGATGGTTCCCTGGGAGGGGGAACGGCAGCTCTATCGGAGCCGTATGCGGACGAGCCGGGTTCCCGGGGCGTCCTCACCATGGATCCCGCCGAACTGGCCGTTCGGGTGAGGGAGGCGCGGGATGCCGGCGTCCAGGTGGCCATCCACGCCATCGGGGACCGCGCCATCGAGGTGGCGCTGGACGCCCTGGAAGGGGCGGGTCCCTGGGATGCCCGGGCCGGTGCGCGGGGGCGTCCCCGCCTGGTACACTGCCAGGTGATGCGCCCGGACCTGTTCCGGCGCATGAAGGCCTGCGGGGCGGTGGCGGACCTGCAGCCGCGTTTCGTTTCCAGCGACAAGCGCTTCGCCCAAAAGCGCCTGGGACCGGCAAGGGCGCCCCTCTCCTACGCTTGGCGGTCTTTCCTGGACGCGGGCGTACCGGTGGCTTTTGGCAGTGATTGCCCGGTAGAACCCATCGATCCCATGCTGGGCGTGTACGCGGCCGTGACCCGGTGCGACACGGACGGCGATCCCCCGGGTGGCTGGTACCCGGAGCAAAAACTCACCGTCGAGGAGGCTATCCAAGGTTTCACGGTGGGGGCGGCCCGGGCGGTGGGCGAGGAAAGCGAAAAGGGAACCCTTACTCCGGGCAAGCTGGCCGACCTGGTGGTCTGGGACCCCGACCCCATGATCGCGGATCCATTTCAGCTAAAGGATGTGCGCCCGCTCCTGGTGGTGGTGGGCGGGCAGGTGGTGTACGAGCGCGGTTGA
- a CDS encoding HD domain-containing protein, whose amino-acid sequence MANQVTLETVKADPRVHAYLQAVDDYLEAVGYTEHGRRHAGLVSSIARNILTHLGHPERQAELAAIAGYLHDLGNLAGRPRHWQTGALLAAQLLTGMGMLPEEVAAIVAAIGNHDELDGEPTNTVGAALILADKSDVHRTRVRNRDPATFDIHDRVNYAVTRSFLRVDPARRSLRLELTIDTQVCGVMDYFEIFMDRMLLCRRAARFLGCRFELQFNGIPLA is encoded by the coding sequence TTGGCGAACCAGGTGACCCTGGAGACGGTGAAGGCTGACCCACGGGTACATGCCTACCTTCAGGCCGTGGACGATTACCTGGAGGCGGTGGGTTACACGGAGCACGGCCGGCGTCACGCCGGCCTGGTGTCCAGCATCGCGCGCAACATCCTCACCCACCTGGGCCATCCCGAGCGGCAGGCGGAGCTGGCTGCCATTGCGGGCTATCTGCATGACCTGGGAAACCTGGCCGGCCGTCCCCGTCACTGGCAGACCGGGGCCCTGCTGGCCGCCCAGTTGTTGACGGGGATGGGGATGCTCCCGGAAGAGGTGGCTGCCATCGTGGCGGCCATAGGCAACCACGACGAGCTGGACGGGGAGCCCACCAATACGGTGGGGGCGGCGCTCATCCTGGCCGACAAGTCGGATGTACACCGCACCCGGGTGCGCAATCGCGACCCCGCCACCTTCGACATCCACGACCGGGTGAATTATGCCGTCACCCGGTCGTTCTTGCGCGTGGACCCGGCCCGCCGTTCCCTGCGGCTGGAATTGACCATCGACACCCAGGTTTGCGGCGTGATGGACTACTTTGAGATATTCATGGACCGCATGCTCCTGTGCCGGAGGGCGGCTCGGTTCCTGGGCTGCCGCTTCGAACTGCAGTTCAACGGCATTCCCCTCGCCTGA
- a CDS encoding alanine--glyoxylate aminotransferase family protein — MGDRTLVLIPGPTPVVDEILEGLARPVLAHTDPRFVEVFRCVIARVRQLMGAREAFVVAGTGTLAMEMALVNTVAPGERVLVVSHGYFGDRFVPLAQAFGIEVDVLRAEWGKRVPVEEIRAQLGRRRYRAVTVTHVDTSTGVAADIAAVGPVIREAGALFILDGVCATGGIDEDMETYGIDVVLTGSQKALGVPPGLALVGFGPRALEVRAALVRVPAYYCDIANWRPVMEEPSRYFATPAVNMVVAMDVALDIVFREGPSRRYQRHLAYGRGMRAAMRVLGFEPLAAEEEAAPTTTTVRYPDGLDDATFRNLMAARGVTVAGALGSLAGKAFRVGHMGNVTVAELEQAVQAMADCLGEMDRHADAAAARQALLEATGPYADFRPTARG, encoded by the coding sequence ATGGGCGACCGCACGCTGGTGTTGATTCCCGGGCCGACGCCGGTGGTGGACGAGATACTGGAAGGCCTGGCCCGGCCCGTGCTTGCCCATACCGATCCGCGTTTCGTGGAAGTTTTCCGGTGCGTGATCGCGCGGGTGCGCCAGCTGATGGGGGCCCGGGAAGCCTTCGTGGTGGCGGGCACGGGTACCCTGGCCATGGAGATGGCCCTGGTGAACACGGTGGCCCCCGGGGAACGGGTGCTGGTGGTATCCCACGGGTACTTCGGGGACCGCTTCGTGCCTCTGGCGCAGGCTTTCGGCATCGAGGTGGACGTCCTGCGCGCCGAATGGGGCAAGCGTGTCCCGGTGGAGGAGATCAGGGCCCAACTGGGGCGCCGGCGGTACCGGGCGGTGACGGTGACCCATGTGGACACCTCCACCGGGGTGGCGGCAGACATAGCTGCGGTTGGCCCCGTCATTCGGGAAGCGGGAGCGCTGTTCATCCTGGATGGCGTGTGCGCCACCGGCGGTATAGACGAGGATATGGAAACCTACGGCATCGACGTGGTGCTCACCGGGTCTCAAAAGGCATTGGGGGTTCCGCCCGGGCTGGCCCTGGTGGGATTTGGTCCGCGGGCACTGGAGGTGCGGGCTGCCCTGGTGCGGGTCCCCGCCTACTACTGCGACATCGCCAACTGGCGCCCGGTGATGGAGGAGCCCAGTCGCTACTTTGCCACCCCGGCCGTGAACATGGTGGTGGCTATGGATGTAGCCCTGGACATCGTCTTCCGTGAGGGGCCTTCCCGCCGGTACCAGCGTCACCTGGCTTACGGACGGGGGATGCGGGCAGCCATGCGGGTCCTCGGTTTCGAACCCCTGGCCGCGGAGGAGGAAGCAGCTCCCACTACTACGACGGTGCGGTACCCCGATGGACTTGACGATGCTACCTTCCGCAATCTCATGGCCGCCCGGGGCGTAACCGTGGCCGGTGCCCTGGGATCCCTGGCTGGAAAAGCATTCCGGGTTGGCCACATGGGGAACGTCACCGTCGCTGAACTGGAGCAGGCCGTGCAGGCTATGGCCGACTGCCTGGGCGAGATGGACCGTCACGCCGACGCTGCGGCGGCCCGGCAGGCCCTGCTGGAAGCCACCGGCCCTTACGCCGATTTCCGCCCCACCGCCCGGGGGTGA
- a CDS encoding TraR/DksA C4-type zinc finger protein, with translation MSPLGDSDLSYFRTRLGEERARALLELQDLHEGLRDPLGASIGEFSVYDNHPGDVGSETFEREKDLGLTDNARFLLRQIDEALRRMEAGSYGNCTRCGQEIPRERLEAVPWATLCIGCQRDRERRVRAARELRGRPGRPPEEEVISAHYGHLRGLRRPGSMYDAEDAWEDVAQYGTAQGPQDDPSMVDYDATRRHPPGRPRYRGQRPR, from the coding sequence GTGTCACCCCTTGGAGATTCGGATCTGAGCTATTTCCGCACCCGCCTCGGTGAGGAACGGGCGCGTGCCCTCCTGGAATTGCAGGATCTGCACGAGGGCCTGCGCGACCCTCTGGGTGCGTCCATCGGAGAATTTTCCGTCTACGATAACCATCCCGGCGACGTGGGGTCGGAGACGTTTGAACGGGAGAAAGACCTGGGACTCACCGACAACGCTCGCTTCCTCCTGCGCCAGATCGACGAGGCCCTGCGGCGGATGGAGGCGGGGTCATACGGCAACTGTACCCGCTGCGGGCAGGAGATTCCCCGGGAAAGGCTGGAGGCCGTACCCTGGGCTACCCTCTGTATCGGCTGCCAGCGGGATCGGGAACGAAGGGTCCGGGCGGCCCGCGAGCTCCGTGGGCGTCCCGGTCGGCCGCCGGAGGAAGAGGTGATATCGGCCCACTACGGGCACCTGCGCGGACTGCGCCGCCCGGGGTCCATGTACGACGCCGAAGATGCCTGGGAGGACGTGGCACAGTACGGGACGGCCCAGGGGCCTCAGGACGACCCCAGTATGGTGGACTACGACGCCACCCGCCGCCATCCGCCCGGCAGGCCCCGTTACCGGGGCCAGCGCCCCCGCTGA
- the lspA gene encoding signal peptidase II has protein sequence MGAWALLALALDRVSKVVVARSILPGESVPVWQGVFHLTHVRNPGAAFGLLPGWDGLLVVLPAAVALAAVWLVPALVGQHPVAPLAVGLIVGGALGNLVDRVTTGLVTDFLDFRVWPVFNLADTFIVAGAGLLLLSLLRRGAD, from the coding sequence ATGGGGGCCTGGGCCCTGCTGGCACTGGCACTGGATCGGGTGAGCAAGGTGGTGGTTGCCCGCAGCATCCTGCCCGGGGAATCAGTGCCGGTGTGGCAGGGAGTTTTCCACCTCACCCACGTGCGCAATCCCGGCGCTGCCTTTGGGTTGCTGCCCGGATGGGACGGGCTGCTCGTGGTCCTGCCCGCGGCGGTTGCGCTGGCCGCCGTCTGGCTGGTGCCCGCCCTGGTGGGGCAGCACCCCGTGGCACCCCTGGCGGTCGGGCTGATCGTGGGGGGGGCACTGGGGAATCTGGTTGACCGGGTCACCACCGGGCTGGTGACAGATTTCCTGGACTTCCGCGTCTGGCCAGTGTTCAATCTGGCCGATACCTTCATCGTGGCGGGGGCGGGGCTGCTCCTTTTATCCCTGCTGCGCAGGGGGGCAGACTAA
- a CDS encoding sulfite exporter TauE/SafE family protein, which translates to MTLTAFLFVLLLVAVSAVAGLIGSIMGLGGGIIVIPFLTLVLGVPIRLALGASIVSVIATSSGAASSYVADRLTNLRVGMFLELGTTAGAVTGALLAGLVPTRGLYLLFGLLLIYSACSLFQRRQQELPAPVEPDRFSRRLNLQGEYYDQALGQRVSYRATRALPALATMYGAGIASGLLGIGSGVFKVLAMDGLMRLPMKVSTATSNFMIGVTAAASAGVYFARGDVNPILAGPVALGVLLGARAGAHLMTRLRNTLLRKAFIPILLYVAIQMFLRGIRG; encoded by the coding sequence ATGACGTTGACGGCCTTTCTTTTCGTCTTGCTCCTGGTGGCCGTTTCGGCAGTGGCGGGGCTGATCGGATCGATCATGGGGCTGGGCGGGGGGATCATCGTGATCCCCTTTCTCACCCTGGTCCTGGGAGTACCCATCCGCCTGGCCCTGGGAGCCAGCATTGTGTCGGTCATCGCCACTTCAAGCGGGGCGGCCTCTTCTTACGTCGCCGACCGCCTGACCAACCTGCGGGTGGGCATGTTCCTGGAGCTGGGTACCACGGCGGGTGCTGTCACCGGCGCCCTGCTGGCGGGTCTCGTCCCCACGCGGGGACTGTACCTGTTGTTCGGGCTGCTCCTCATTTATTCCGCCTGTTCCCTCTTCCAGAGACGCCAGCAGGAACTGCCCGCCCCCGTAGAGCCCGACCGGTTCTCCCGACGCCTGAACCTGCAGGGTGAGTATTACGATCAAGCGCTGGGCCAGCGAGTGTCGTACCGGGCCACCCGTGCCCTGCCCGCCCTCGCCACCATGTACGGGGCCGGCATCGCTTCCGGACTCCTGGGGATCGGCAGCGGCGTCTTCAAGGTCCTGGCCATGGACGGGCTCATGCGCCTGCCCATGAAGGTCTCCACCGCCACTTCCAACTTCATGATCGGCGTTACCGCAGCGGCTTCGGCCGGCGTTTATTTTGCCCGCGGGGACGTGAACCCGATCCTGGCCGGCCCGGTGGCCCTGGGAGTGCTCCTGGGGGCGCGGGCAGGAGCCCACCTGATGACCCGGCTACGCAACACCTTGCTGCGCAAGGCCTTCATCCCCATCCTGCTGTATGTGGCCATCCAGATGTTTTTACGGGGAATCAGGGGGTGA